In Corynebacterium endometrii, one DNA window encodes the following:
- a CDS encoding RsmB/NOP family class I SAM-dependent RNA methyltransferase, whose amino-acid sequence MSGGFRSRSSKKPTGGSGERGSQRDARGRKLTDAHGGGSRSGQARGKDRGNKGGKIARGNSNGKARGGAPRQGVNLRADAERFGVDLPRVIAFDTLVRVEQDEAFANLILPKALRVHSVEGRDAAFATELAYGALRAEGVLDAVISRCSSRELSTLDPRVLCALRLGAYQLLYTRVEAHAAVDTTVRLVEMSGQDKAKGFANAVMRAITRTPVETWFSKLSPEGEVAALAFKHAHPEWIAHSFSRVVGLAELEAALAGDSARPTVHLVARPGEISAEELALMTGFEQGKYSPYAVYMDSGDPGQLEPVRDGLAGVQDEGSQLIARALTEVPLDGADSGRWLDLCAGPGGKAALLGALARIDGATVDAVEVAPHRAELISKLVRDLPVTVHVADGRNPGLEAGYDRILVDAPCSGLGALRRRPEARWRKREEDIAELAPLQFELLESAVKLVRPGGVVVYSTCSPDLRETRFVVDRAVKELGVVELDARRFLPEMPDLGNELSAQMWPHRHGTDAMFFAVLSKPAS is encoded by the coding sequence ATGAGCGGCGGTTTCCGTTCGCGGTCAAGCAAGAAACCCACGGGCGGCAGTGGTGAGCGCGGTTCACAGCGCGATGCTCGCGGCCGCAAATTAACTGATGCACACGGTGGCGGTTCCCGCTCCGGGCAGGCCCGTGGCAAGGATAGGGGTAATAAGGGCGGCAAGATCGCGCGAGGTAATTCCAATGGCAAAGCGCGCGGCGGCGCACCTCGCCAGGGAGTAAACCTGCGCGCGGATGCGGAGCGCTTCGGCGTGGATCTACCGCGGGTTATTGCCTTCGATACGCTGGTTCGGGTCGAGCAGGATGAGGCTTTCGCTAACCTCATTCTCCCGAAGGCACTGCGGGTCCATAGTGTTGAGGGGCGCGACGCTGCCTTTGCCACGGAGCTTGCCTACGGCGCGCTACGGGCCGAGGGGGTCCTCGACGCGGTCATCTCCCGATGCTCCTCCCGTGAACTGTCTACCTTGGATCCGAGGGTGCTATGCGCGCTGCGTTTGGGGGCTTATCAGCTCCTCTACACCCGGGTCGAAGCCCACGCGGCCGTTGATACCACCGTGCGTCTCGTGGAAATGTCCGGCCAGGACAAGGCTAAGGGTTTTGCGAATGCGGTAATGCGTGCCATCACCCGCACCCCAGTAGAGACGTGGTTTAGCAAGCTCTCTCCCGAAGGAGAGGTGGCGGCGCTAGCCTTCAAGCACGCCCATCCAGAGTGGATTGCTCATTCCTTTAGCCGGGTAGTGGGCCTGGCCGAACTGGAGGCTGCGCTGGCCGGGGATTCCGCGCGCCCCACGGTTCACTTGGTTGCGCGGCCCGGTGAGATCAGCGCAGAGGAACTGGCGCTGATGACAGGATTCGAGCAAGGCAAATATTCCCCCTACGCGGTCTACATGGATAGCGGCGACCCAGGACAGCTCGAGCCCGTCCGGGATGGGCTGGCCGGCGTGCAGGATGAGGGCTCGCAGCTCATTGCCCGAGCGCTTACTGAAGTTCCGCTTGACGGTGCCGATTCCGGGCGTTGGCTCGATCTGTGCGCCGGGCCGGGCGGAAAGGCCGCGCTGCTGGGTGCGCTTGCGCGCATCGACGGCGCCACCGTGGATGCGGTCGAGGTGGCACCTCACCGTGCGGAGTTAATTTCTAAGCTCGTGCGTGACCTTCCGGTTACCGTACACGTCGCCGATGGGCGCAATCCCGGGTTGGAAGCGGGCTATGACCGCATCCTTGTGGATGCTCCATGTTCCGGCCTCGGCGCGCTGCGCCGCCGCCCCGAGGCACGCTGGCGCAAGCGGGAGGAAGACATAGCTGAGCTGGCCCCGTTGCAATTCGAACTGCTGGAGTCCGCCGTGAAACTCGTCCGTCCTGGGGGCGTGGTGGTCTATTCCACCTGCTCGCCGGATTTGCGGGAAACCCGCTTTGTTGTGGACCGTGCGGTCAAGGAGCTGGGCGTAGTTGAGCTCGATGCCCGACGATTTTTGCCGGAGATGCCGGATCTCGGCAACGAGCTTTCCGCTCAGATGTGGCCGCACCGCCACGGAACCGACGCAATGTTTTTCGCTGTGCTATCCAAGCCGGCGAGCTAG
- the fmt gene encoding methionyl-tRNA formyltransferase, translating into MRLVFAGTPEPAVVALQKLLDSHHEVVAVITRPDARRGRGRTLHPSPVKALAEEHGIEVLTPSTLKPGTEDGEALRTRLAELKPEALPVVAYGNLITPDLLDIAPHGWVNLHFSLLPAWRGAAPVQAAIAHGDDITGASTFRIDEGLDTGVVFGTLTEAIRPTDTADDLLTRLAYSGAELLVATMDGLERGDLVGQPQQGEPTYAHKITTEDARITWSSPAFNVDRHIRAHTPGPGAWTELEGQRVKIGPATPVSLEEVRTAGAEVDTIAPGEIVVTKKAVFVGTSTEPVRLGQLQPPGKKMMNAADWARGLAGGSADKSVSEASKGVFQ; encoded by the coding sequence ATGCGCCTAGTATTCGCCGGGACACCCGAACCCGCAGTAGTTGCACTCCAAAAGCTCTTAGATTCCCACCATGAGGTAGTAGCGGTAATCACCCGCCCGGACGCGCGCCGCGGACGCGGCCGCACCTTGCACCCCAGCCCCGTTAAGGCACTGGCGGAAGAACACGGCATCGAAGTACTAACCCCATCTACTCTCAAGCCAGGCACCGAAGACGGCGAAGCGCTGCGCACCCGGCTCGCCGAGCTTAAGCCTGAGGCCCTACCCGTGGTTGCATACGGCAACCTCATCACCCCAGACTTGCTCGATATAGCCCCACACGGCTGGGTCAACCTTCATTTTTCACTTTTGCCGGCATGGCGCGGGGCGGCACCGGTGCAGGCTGCCATCGCCCACGGCGATGACATCACCGGCGCGTCAACGTTCCGCATCGATGAAGGACTAGACACCGGTGTGGTCTTTGGCACCCTCACGGAAGCGATAAGACCCACCGACACTGCCGATGATCTGCTCACCCGCCTGGCCTACTCAGGGGCAGAACTCCTAGTGGCAACCATGGATGGGCTCGAGCGCGGCGACCTGGTGGGCCAGCCCCAGCAGGGCGAGCCAACGTACGCGCACAAGATCACCACTGAGGACGCCCGCATAACGTGGTCAAGCCCAGCCTTCAACGTGGACCGCCACATTCGCGCCCACACCCCTGGCCCGGGCGCCTGGACCGAACTCGAGGGCCAACGCGTCAAAATCGGCCCGGCCACCCCCGTATCCCTCGAGGAAGTGCGCACAGCCGGGGCAGAGGTGGACACAATCGCGCCGGGTGAGATTGTGGTAACTAAAAAGGCCGTGTTCGTGGGCACCTCTACCGAACCGGTTCGCCTGGGCCAGCTGCAGCCGCCAGGCAAAAAGATGATGAACGCCGCCGACTGGGCCCGGGGACTGGCCGGCGGCTCCGCAGATAAATCCGTAAGCGAAGCGAGCAAGGGAGTATTCCAATGA
- the def gene encoding peptide deformylase, with protein MAIRELRYYGDPVLTTEATEIDTFDANLEKLARDMLETMDAAGGVGLAANQIGLTKRIFVYDCSHYQAGMRGAIVNPVWEPVGNLGQIGAEGCLSIPNISARTQRYYQVKVTGQDVYGRPVAMVASDLMARCIQHETDHLDGVLFLQRLEPEEYKHAMAQVRESDWFNA; from the coding sequence ATGGCCATCCGCGAACTGCGTTACTACGGCGATCCGGTACTTACTACCGAAGCCACAGAAATTGATACCTTCGATGCCAATCTGGAGAAGCTGGCGCGGGACATGCTGGAGACCATGGACGCCGCCGGCGGCGTAGGGTTAGCGGCCAACCAGATTGGCTTGACCAAACGCATCTTTGTCTACGATTGCTCCCACTATCAAGCCGGCATGCGCGGGGCGATTGTAAACCCAGTATGGGAACCCGTAGGGAACTTAGGCCAGATTGGGGCGGAAGGCTGCCTTTCGATCCCCAATATCTCCGCGCGAACACAGCGCTACTACCAAGTCAAAGTGACCGGCCAGGATGTCTACGGACGCCCGGTGGCCATGGTTGCCTCAGATTTGATGGCTCGCTGCATCCAACATGAAACCGATCACCTGGATGGCGTGCTCTTCCTGCAGAGGCTAGAGCCGGAAGAGTACAAGCACGCCATGGCCCAGGTCCGCGAATCCGACTGGTTCAACGCTTAA
- a CDS encoding primosomal protein N': MPKKTPAISKPVVRVLPLLGVSHLDRAFDYLVDEESSSACQPGTRVRVRFHAQLVDAVVLARLSDSDFDGSLKFIDRVISPFVVYPERTANLVDALADRYGGNRSDIIRTAIPPRHAKAEESDFATPWEDLGESSEPDLSGWSSYQHGESFVDFVLSGNPARAAWQITPGEDWAWCLAALAVKVARDGGGSLIVVPHQRDLDKLEAALRDLVAAKQVTVLTNSLGPQARYRRYLSVAEGQARIVIGTRSAAFAPVENLRLAVVLHDGDDNLVDNLKPYVHAREVLTTRSAQEGCSLIIASYARTSETQLLVDSGWMHDLVASGGVLAKRAPVVTPVGTYGLNLAREAAASTSMHSSAYQAIRAALDSDEPVLVLNPRKGYVPTLACGHCRAAARCRRCNGPLTLPQGNEVGSAPQCGWCGHIEARHSCTECGSTRLRAVVLGSERTAEELGRAFPSVRVIISGGNKVVPLVPHKAALVIATPGAEPDVDGGLYGAAVILDTGALLSRQDLRATERAFATWIKAAAQVKPGPKGGEVVIAADPELPVINFMTTWDVVGAAQTELAARRQVRLPPAVHFAAIDGADASIDMFLELAELPRHAEVLGPVPLPPGVSLPGDYDSARFGPPQRIVVRTPLGPRSELGKALRQANAARSTRKDELPLRIQVDPVNVG; the protein is encoded by the coding sequence ATGCCTAAGAAAACACCCGCCATCAGCAAGCCTGTTGTGCGGGTGTTGCCGTTATTGGGCGTCAGCCACCTCGATAGGGCGTTTGACTACCTGGTGGATGAGGAAAGCTCTAGCGCATGCCAGCCGGGTACGCGAGTGCGCGTGCGTTTCCACGCGCAGTTGGTAGACGCTGTGGTCCTTGCACGCCTGAGCGACAGTGATTTTGACGGCTCGTTGAAATTCATAGACCGCGTCATCTCGCCGTTTGTGGTGTATCCGGAGCGCACAGCCAACCTGGTGGACGCGCTCGCCGACCGCTACGGCGGGAACCGCTCGGACATCATTCGAACGGCCATACCCCCGCGGCACGCCAAGGCCGAGGAATCTGATTTCGCCACGCCCTGGGAGGACCTGGGGGAAAGCAGCGAACCAGATCTGTCCGGGTGGTCGAGTTACCAGCACGGTGAGTCCTTCGTAGACTTCGTCCTTTCCGGCAACCCGGCGCGCGCGGCATGGCAGATCACGCCGGGGGAGGATTGGGCCTGGTGCCTCGCCGCACTGGCAGTCAAGGTGGCCCGCGACGGCGGGGGAAGTTTAATCGTTGTCCCGCATCAGCGGGATTTGGACAAGCTCGAGGCGGCGCTGCGCGATCTGGTCGCAGCCAAGCAGGTTACTGTTTTGACCAATTCCCTCGGCCCGCAGGCGCGCTACAGGCGCTACCTGAGCGTGGCCGAGGGGCAGGCGAGGATAGTCATCGGTACGCGCTCTGCCGCGTTTGCCCCGGTAGAAAACCTGCGCCTGGCGGTGGTCCTGCATGATGGCGATGACAACCTTGTGGACAACTTAAAGCCTTACGTCCATGCCCGTGAGGTGCTTACCACCCGAAGCGCGCAGGAAGGCTGCTCGCTTATCATCGCGAGCTACGCCCGGACTTCCGAAACCCAGTTACTGGTAGATAGCGGATGGATGCATGACTTGGTGGCGTCGGGCGGCGTGTTGGCAAAGCGCGCACCAGTGGTAACACCGGTGGGCACGTATGGATTGAACCTGGCGCGGGAGGCAGCCGCTAGCACCTCAATGCATTCTTCTGCGTATCAGGCAATTCGCGCCGCATTGGACAGCGATGAACCGGTGTTGGTTCTCAACCCTAGAAAGGGCTACGTGCCCACGCTAGCCTGCGGCCACTGCAGGGCGGCGGCGCGCTGCAGGCGATGCAACGGGCCCTTGACCTTGCCGCAGGGCAACGAGGTGGGTTCCGCACCACAATGCGGCTGGTGTGGACACATCGAGGCCCGCCATTCCTGCACCGAGTGTGGCTCCACGCGCCTGCGTGCCGTGGTGCTGGGCTCGGAACGCACCGCCGAGGAGTTGGGCCGCGCGTTTCCATCCGTGCGCGTGATCATCTCGGGCGGCAACAAGGTGGTGCCCCTGGTGCCGCATAAGGCCGCGCTGGTCATTGCCACGCCGGGGGCGGAACCGGATGTAGACGGCGGCCTTTATGGGGCAGCGGTGATTTTGGATACGGGAGCTTTACTATCCCGGCAGGATCTGCGCGCTACAGAGCGGGCGTTTGCAACGTGGATCAAGGCCGCGGCACAGGTTAAACCGGGCCCCAAGGGCGGTGAGGTAGTAATTGCCGCGGACCCGGAGCTGCCGGTGATCAATTTCATGACCACATGGGATGTGGTGGGCGCCGCTCAGACAGAGCTAGCCGCCCGCAGGCAGGTGCGCCTTCCGCCTGCGGTTCACTTCGCCGCGATCGACGGTGCCGACGCATCCATTGACATGTTCCTGGAATTAGCGGAGCTGCCTCGCCATGCCGAAGTATTAGGCCCGGTCCCGCTACCACCTGGCGTAAGCCTGCCCGGTGACTATGACTCTGCACGTTTCGGACCGCCACAGCGCATCGTGGTGCGCACGCCGCTCGGACCGCGTTCGGAATTGGGCAAAGCTTTGCGGCAGGCTAACGCGGCGCGCAGTACCCGCAAAGATGAGCTGCCGCTGCGGATACAAGTCGATCCGGTCAACGTGGGCTAA
- the metK gene encoding methionine adenosyltransferase, with the protein MGTRNPEAVRLFTSESVTEGHPDKICDAISDTILDALLEKDPHARVAVETLVTTGQVHVVGEVRTDCYVEIPQLVRKTLLEIGFTSSAVGFDGKTCGVNIAIGEQSEEIGAGVDTSEEVRQGQSSNEDDQNGAGDQGLMFGYATNETEEFMPLPIALAHRLSRRLTEVRKQGIVPHLRPDGKTQVTFAYEGNEPVYLDTVVISTQHDPEFADGTEFSQEWLKEQLREHVIEWVIRDAGLDKFYTDNTKILVNPSGSFILGGPMGDAGLTGRKIIVDTYGGMARHGGGAFSGKDPSKVDRSAAYAMRWVAKNIVAADLADRAEVQVAYAIGRSNPVGLYVETFGTAKHGLSDGQIQAAVNEVFDLRPGVIIRELDLLRPIYRQTAAYGHFGRTDIDLPWERIDRADALRAALAL; encoded by the coding sequence GTGGGAACCCGTAATCCTGAGGCCGTGCGCCTTTTTACTAGCGAGTCTGTGACCGAGGGTCATCCGGACAAAATCTGCGACGCCATCTCTGACACCATTTTGGATGCCTTGTTGGAAAAAGACCCGCATGCCCGCGTCGCGGTGGAGACCCTAGTTACGACCGGCCAGGTGCACGTCGTGGGAGAGGTGCGCACAGACTGCTACGTAGAGATCCCGCAGCTGGTGCGCAAGACCCTGCTAGAAATAGGTTTTACGTCTTCGGCCGTGGGCTTCGACGGTAAAACATGTGGAGTCAATATCGCGATAGGCGAGCAGTCCGAGGAGATCGGCGCCGGTGTTGATACCTCCGAGGAGGTTCGACAGGGGCAGAGCTCTAACGAGGATGACCAAAACGGCGCCGGCGACCAGGGCCTGATGTTTGGCTATGCCACCAATGAGACCGAAGAGTTTATGCCGCTGCCGATCGCTCTGGCTCACCGCCTCTCGCGGCGCCTCACGGAGGTTCGCAAGCAGGGCATTGTCCCTCACCTGCGTCCGGATGGTAAAACCCAGGTGACCTTTGCGTATGAGGGCAACGAACCCGTATACCTGGATACGGTGGTCATCTCTACCCAGCATGACCCCGAGTTCGCGGATGGCACGGAGTTTAGCCAGGAATGGCTCAAGGAGCAGTTGCGTGAGCACGTCATAGAGTGGGTTATCCGCGATGCCGGCCTGGACAAGTTCTACACGGACAACACCAAGATTTTGGTTAACCCATCCGGTTCGTTCATCCTCGGCGGCCCCATGGGGGATGCGGGACTTACCGGCCGCAAAATCATTGTGGACACGTACGGCGGTATGGCCCGCCATGGTGGAGGCGCTTTCTCAGGCAAGGATCCATCAAAGGTGGACCGCTCCGCCGCGTACGCGATGCGGTGGGTCGCGAAGAACATTGTGGCGGCCGATTTAGCTGATCGCGCTGAGGTCCAGGTGGCCTACGCGATTGGTCGCTCTAACCCGGTAGGCCTATACGTGGAGACCTTCGGCACCGCAAAGCATGGCCTAAGCGATGGTCAGATTCAGGCGGCGGTCAACGAGGTGTTCGACTTGCGCCCGGGGGTTATCATCCGGGAACTTGACCTTCTGCGCCCTATCTACCGCCAGACCGCGGCCTATGGCCACTTTGGCCGCACGGACATTGACCTGCCTTGGGAGCGGATCGACCGTGCGGATGCCCTACGCGCCGCACTAGCCCTGTAA
- the coaBC gene encoding bifunctional phosphopantothenoylcysteine decarboxylase/phosphopantothenate--cysteine ligase CoaBC encodes MPRNIVVGVGGGIAAYKACHLVREFTEHGDDVRVVPTQAALNFVGAATFEALSGNPVSTTVFDAVDEVQHVQVGQEADLVVIAPATADLIARLVAGRADDLLTATVLVATCPVVVVPAMHTEMWLNPATQDNVATLRRRGIVVMEPAHGRLTGKDTGPGRLPEPVQIADFARTIVAGHGAHHDWVGKRVVISAGGTQENIDPVRYIGNRSSGRQGFAIAELAAQRGAEVTLVAASTDSLPVPCGTTVVRVGSTREMEAAMAEYGAGADVIVMSAAVADFRPDSQADSKLKKGADEDALSTIHLVENPDILKGLVNRRDRGELKDGAIIVGFAAETGDAAGSALDYALSKFERKGCDILMANEVGEGKVFGQKTNEGWLLAKGAEPQAVPSGTKFEVAAQILDAVNRIMPK; translated from the coding sequence ATGCCGCGCAATATTGTGGTGGGCGTCGGTGGCGGGATTGCGGCTTACAAGGCCTGCCATCTAGTCCGGGAGTTCACTGAGCACGGCGATGATGTACGCGTGGTTCCCACCCAAGCCGCTTTGAATTTCGTGGGTGCCGCCACGTTCGAGGCCTTATCCGGCAACCCGGTGTCTACCACCGTGTTCGATGCGGTCGATGAGGTCCAGCATGTGCAGGTGGGCCAAGAGGCTGACCTGGTAGTCATCGCCCCCGCTACCGCGGACCTGATTGCACGCCTAGTGGCGGGGCGCGCGGATGATTTGCTCACGGCGACCGTACTGGTCGCCACCTGTCCCGTCGTCGTAGTGCCGGCCATGCACACGGAAATGTGGTTAAACCCCGCCACGCAGGATAATGTTGCCACGCTTCGCCGCCGCGGAATAGTGGTCATGGAGCCGGCGCACGGGCGCCTAACGGGCAAGGACACCGGGCCGGGGCGGCTGCCTGAACCCGTCCAGATAGCTGATTTCGCCCGCACCATTGTTGCCGGTCATGGTGCACACCATGATTGGGTGGGCAAACGCGTGGTCATTAGCGCGGGTGGAACTCAGGAAAACATCGACCCGGTCCGCTACATTGGGAACCGTTCCTCGGGCAGGCAGGGGTTTGCTATCGCCGAGTTGGCGGCGCAGCGTGGCGCCGAAGTAACCCTCGTGGCTGCCAGCACAGATAGTCTGCCGGTTCCTTGCGGCACTACGGTTGTGCGCGTGGGATCCACTCGTGAGATGGAGGCGGCTATGGCTGAATACGGCGCGGGCGCGGACGTGATCGTTATGTCCGCGGCGGTCGCGGATTTCCGCCCGGATTCGCAGGCTGATTCTAAATTGAAGAAGGGCGCGGATGAGGACGCTCTGTCCACCATCCATCTCGTTGAAAACCCGGATATCTTAAAGGGGCTAGTCAATCGTCGGGACCGCGGTGAGCTTAAAGACGGCGCTATCATCGTGGGTTTCGCGGCCGAGACCGGGGATGCTGCGGGCTCCGCACTCGATTACGCCTTGTCCAAGTTTGAGCGCAAGGGTTGCGATATTCTCATGGCCAATGAAGTAGGCGAGGGCAAGGTGTTTGGGCAAAAGACCAATGAAGGGTGGCTCTTGGCTAAAGGGGCCGAACCCCAGGCCGTCCCGTCCGGAACGAAGTTCGAGGTCGCCGCGCAGATTCTGGACGCAGTGAATCGAATTATGCCCAAATAG
- the rpoZ gene encoding DNA-directed RNA polymerase subunit omega translates to MTNVNTTANAEARKPEPVFDTPEGITSPPIDELLDRVSSKYALVIFAAKRARQINSYYQEQDEGVFEFIGPLVTPEPGEKPLSIALREIDAGLLDHEEGK, encoded by the coding sequence GTGACTAACGTGAACACCACCGCTAATGCAGAGGCCCGTAAGCCCGAGCCAGTGTTCGACACGCCGGAAGGAATTACCTCTCCGCCGATCGATGAGCTGCTAGACAGGGTATCTTCCAAGTATGCCCTGGTGATTTTCGCCGCGAAGCGCGCGCGTCAGATCAACTCCTACTATCAGGAGCAGGATGAAGGCGTCTTCGAATTTATTGGCCCTCTGGTGACCCCAGAGCCCGGCGAGAAGCCACTGTCTATCGCTCTGCGTGAGATCGATGCTGGCCTACTCGACCATGAGGAAGGCAAGTAA
- the gmk gene encoding guanylate kinase codes for MAGANQRGKLVVLAGPSAVGKSTIVSRLRTDVEGMYFSVSMTTRQPRPGETDGVDYFFVSPEDFQNRIDAGEMLEWADIHGGLQRSGTPAQPVVEALDAGRPVLVEVDLVGARNVKASLPEAETVFLAPPSWDVLVERLTGRGTESQEVIERRLETARNELAAKDEFDHVVVNENLDDAVAAITAILQGQS; via the coding sequence ATGGCTGGCGCTAATCAACGCGGAAAGCTGGTAGTTCTTGCCGGCCCTTCCGCCGTGGGCAAATCCACCATTGTTTCGCGCCTGCGCACCGACGTTGAGGGCATGTACTTCAGCGTTTCCATGACGACGCGTCAACCCCGTCCCGGGGAAACGGACGGGGTGGACTATTTCTTCGTCAGCCCGGAGGACTTCCAGAACCGAATCGACGCCGGCGAAATGCTCGAGTGGGCAGACATTCACGGAGGATTGCAGCGTTCTGGAACTCCGGCGCAGCCGGTTGTCGAAGCCCTAGACGCGGGCCGCCCAGTACTAGTCGAGGTAGACTTGGTGGGCGCGCGCAATGTTAAGGCTTCCCTTCCTGAGGCTGAAACTGTATTCTTGGCTCCACCTTCCTGGGACGTGCTTGTGGAGCGCTTGACTGGGCGAGGAACGGAGTCGCAAGAGGTTATTGAGCGCAGGTTGGAAACTGCTCGCAATGAGCTTGCGGCCAAAGATGAGTTCGACCATGTGGTAGTCAATGAGAATCTTGACGACGCAGTGGCCGCCATCACCGCAATCTTGCAGGGACAGTCCTAA
- the mihF gene encoding integration host factor, actinobacterial type: protein MALPKLTDEQRKEALAKAAEARKARAELKAALKRGDTNLKDVLAKAESDEIIGKTKVSALLEALPKVGKVKAKEIMEDLEIAQTRRLRGLGDRQRRALLERFGFEA from the coding sequence GTGGCCCTTCCAAAGTTGACCGACGAGCAGCGCAAGGAAGCCCTCGCAAAGGCTGCAGAGGCTCGTAAGGCTCGCGCAGAGCTGAAGGCTGCTCTGAAGCGCGGCGACACCAACCTGAAGGACGTTCTGGCTAAGGCTGAGTCTGATGAAATCATCGGCAAGACCAAGGTCTCCGCCCTTCTGGAGGCACTGCCTAAGGTTGGCAAGGTCAAGGCTAAGGAGATCATGGAGGATCTCGAGATTGCACAGACTCGTCGTCTGCGCGGTCTGGGTGACCGCCAGCGTCGTGCTCTGCTGGAGCGCTTCGGCTTCGAGGCTTAA
- the pyrF gene encoding orotidine-5'-phosphate decarboxylase, with protein sequence MPQQNRNPGANRAEQAPAGFGERLVAAGRIRGRLCVGIDPHAHLLRAWGLEDTVDGLRSFSRTCVEAFADSAALVKPQVAFYERFGSRGFAVLEETLADLRSAGCLTVADAKRGDIGSTMQGYAEAWLDESSALCADSVTVTPYLGVGALRPVFDAAQATGKGVFVLAATSNPEARRLQNARLSTDAAPSVAQHVVDECAELNRRGDGKPGDIGIVLGATVTEPPRIHELNGPVLLPGVGAQGATAGDVAELMKQQPQLGFANVSRAILSQGPDVSALREAVIRTADEFWEGPFLAP encoded by the coding sequence ATGCCCCAGCAGAATAGAAACCCCGGGGCCAACAGGGCGGAACAAGCCCCTGCGGGCTTTGGCGAACGCCTAGTGGCGGCGGGCAGGATACGCGGCCGCCTGTGCGTGGGCATCGATCCGCATGCGCACCTTCTCCGGGCGTGGGGTCTTGAGGACACCGTTGACGGCCTGCGTAGCTTCTCGCGCACCTGCGTGGAAGCCTTCGCGGATTCCGCTGCGCTGGTCAAACCCCAGGTGGCCTTCTATGAGCGTTTCGGTTCGCGGGGGTTTGCAGTCCTTGAGGAAACGTTGGCGGACCTGCGGAGCGCCGGTTGCCTGACTGTAGCCGATGCCAAACGCGGCGATATTGGCTCCACGATGCAGGGATACGCCGAGGCGTGGCTGGATGAGTCATCGGCCCTGTGCGCTGATTCGGTTACCGTAACGCCATACCTGGGCGTAGGGGCCTTGCGGCCTGTCTTTGACGCGGCCCAGGCCACGGGCAAGGGTGTGTTTGTCCTGGCAGCCACCTCCAACCCGGAGGCGCGCCGCCTGCAGAACGCGCGCCTTTCCACCGACGCTGCGCCCTCGGTAGCCCAGCATGTGGTCGATGAATGCGCCGAACTAAACAGGCGCGGAGACGGAAAGCCCGGCGATATTGGAATCGTTCTGGGGGCGACGGTGACCGAGCCACCGCGCATCCATGAGCTAAACGGTCCCGTGTTATTGCCGGGCGTGGGCGCCCAGGGTGCAACCGCAGGCGATGTGGCGGAGCTGATGAAGCAGCAACCCCAGCTAGGTTTCGCTAACGTCTCGCGGGCGATTTTGTCCCAGGGGCCGGATGTTTCCGCTCTCCGGGAGGCTGTCATCCGCACGGCTGACGAATTCTGGGAAGGGCCCTTTTTGGCCCCATAA